One genomic segment of Paenibacillus durus includes these proteins:
- a CDS encoding dihydrolipoamide acetyltransferase family protein has product MTKFNYPFPELGEGLHEGEIIKMHIKAGDKVTDEDIIMEVQNDKAVVEVPCPVNGTVLEVLAKDGDVFRVGQTVAVIDAEGDIPEQEGGHAEEQSAQEADSAKGSADTASSPAAASPADAKAGEAGGAEAVPAPDRDVLATPSVRKFARDNSVDISKVNGSGKNGKITREDVEAFLSGGQAVAPAAVEAASEAAPAEKAAAPAAAAAVGNVSLEEERVPFKGIRKAIANAMVKSAYTAPHVTIMDEVDVTELVAFRTRMKPVAEKKGVKVTYLPFIVKALVAASRQFPALNATIDEEANEIVYKKYYNIGIATDTENGLIVPVIKDADRKSIWMIASAISDLAARGREGKLSPNEMKGSTISITNIGSAGGMFFTPIINFPEVAILGTGRISEKPVVKNGEIVAAPVMALSLSFDHRIIDGATAQNFMNYIKSLLANPELLVMEV; this is encoded by the coding sequence GTGACAAAATTCAACTACCCGTTCCCCGAGCTGGGCGAAGGCCTGCACGAAGGCGAAATCATCAAGATGCACATCAAGGCCGGGGATAAAGTGACCGACGAAGACATTATTATGGAAGTGCAGAACGACAAAGCGGTCGTCGAAGTTCCTTGTCCTGTTAACGGAACCGTTCTGGAAGTGCTGGCAAAGGACGGCGACGTGTTCCGCGTAGGCCAGACTGTTGCGGTTATCGACGCTGAAGGCGATATTCCGGAGCAGGAAGGCGGTCATGCCGAGGAGCAGAGCGCGCAGGAAGCCGATTCGGCCAAAGGCAGCGCGGACACGGCTTCGTCTCCGGCTGCAGCCAGTCCTGCGGACGCGAAAGCGGGCGAAGCTGGCGGCGCAGAAGCCGTTCCGGCGCCGGACCGCGACGTTCTGGCTACGCCGAGCGTACGCAAATTCGCCCGTGACAACAGCGTGGACATCTCCAAGGTGAATGGCAGCGGCAAAAACGGCAAGATCACCCGCGAGGACGTCGAAGCGTTCCTGAGCGGCGGCCAGGCAGTGGCACCCGCAGCAGTGGAAGCGGCCTCCGAAGCGGCGCCAGCAGAGAAAGCGGCGGCTCCGGCAGCAGCAGCGGCTGTAGGCAATGTGAGTCTCGAGGAAGAGCGCGTACCGTTCAAGGGCATCCGCAAAGCGATTGCGAACGCCATGGTCAAATCGGCTTATACCGCTCCGCACGTGACGATTATGGACGAAGTGGATGTAACCGAGCTGGTCGCATTCCGCACACGCATGAAGCCTGTCGCCGAGAAGAAGGGCGTGAAGGTAACCTATCTTCCGTTTATCGTCAAAGCGCTTGTTGCGGCTTCCCGTCAATTCCCGGCGCTTAATGCGACCATTGACGAAGAAGCGAATGAAATTGTGTACAAGAAGTACTACAACATCGGTATCGCTACCGATACGGAGAACGGCCTGATCGTTCCGGTGATCAAGGATGCCGACCGCAAGAGCATCTGGATGATCGCATCGGCGATCAGCGATCTGGCCGCGCGCGGCCGTGAAGGCAAGCTGAGCCCGAACGAAATGAAGGGAAGCACGATTTCCATCACGAACATCGGCTCCGCCGGTGGCATGTTCTTTACGCCGATCATCAACTTCCCTGAAGTGGCCATCCTCGGAACGGGCCGCATCAGCGAGAAGCCGGTTGTGAAGAACGGCGAGATCGTCGCCGCTCCGGTCATGGCTCTTTCCTTAAGCTTCGACCATCGCATTATCGACGGCGCAACCGCGCAGAACTTTATGAACTACATTAAATCGCTGCTCGCAAATCCGGAGCTGCTGGTTATGGAGGTGTAA
- a CDS encoding alpha-ketoacid dehydrogenase subunit beta, which translates to MAQMNMKEAIRDAMRVELKRDPNVLIFGEDVGHVGGVFRATEGLQSEFGEERVFDTPLAESAIGGLAVGLGVQGFRPIAEIQFVGFIFEALDQMVIQAARLRYRTGGKYNAPIVFRTPFGGGVKAAELHTDSLEGLIAQSPGIKVVVPSNPYDAKGLLIAAIRDNDPVFFMEHLNLYHAFRTEVPEGDYTVEIGKANVVREGSDVTIIAYGLMVHTATKAADELEKSGIKAEIIDLRTVSPIDIDTIVESVKKTNRAIVVQEAQKSAGVAAEVIAQINEKAILHLEAPVLRITGPDTVYPFAQIEDTWLPNPARIIAGVKKVLEF; encoded by the coding sequence ATGGCACAAATGAATATGAAAGAAGCGATTCGCGACGCGATGCGCGTCGAATTAAAACGTGATCCGAACGTCCTGATCTTCGGCGAAGACGTCGGCCATGTAGGCGGCGTATTTCGGGCGACGGAAGGATTGCAGAGTGAGTTCGGCGAGGAGCGCGTATTTGATACCCCGCTGGCGGAATCCGCTATTGGCGGTCTTGCTGTGGGCCTTGGCGTACAAGGTTTCCGGCCGATTGCCGAGATCCAGTTCGTCGGCTTTATTTTTGAAGCGCTGGACCAAATGGTTATTCAGGCGGCCCGTCTGCGCTACCGTACCGGCGGCAAATACAACGCTCCGATCGTCTTCCGTACGCCGTTTGGCGGCGGCGTCAAGGCGGCCGAGCTGCACACCGACTCCCTGGAAGGCCTGATTGCCCAGAGTCCCGGCATCAAAGTCGTCGTTCCTTCGAACCCTTATGACGCGAAGGGCCTGCTGATCGCGGCTATCCGCGACAATGACCCGGTATTTTTCATGGAGCATTTGAACCTGTATCATGCTTTCCGTACAGAGGTCCCGGAAGGCGACTATACCGTTGAAATCGGCAAGGCCAACGTCGTTCGCGAAGGCTCCGATGTTACGATTATCGCTTACGGCTTGATGGTACATACGGCCACCAAGGCTGCCGATGAACTTGAGAAGAGCGGCATCAAGGCTGAAATTATTGACCTGCGCACCGTCAGCCCGATCGACATCGATACGATTGTGGAATCCGTGAAGAAGACGAACCGCGCCATTGTGGTGCAGGAAGCGCAAAAGAGCGCCGGCGTCGCCGCCGAAGTCATTGCGCAGATCAACGAGAAGGCGATTCTCCACCTTGAAGCTCCCGTTCTGCGGATTACAGGACCGGACACGGTATATCCGTTCGCCCAAATCGAAGATACCTGGCTGCCGAATCCCGCCCGCATCATTGCCGGCGTGAAGAAAGTTCTGGAATTTTAA
- a CDS encoding alpha/beta hydrolase, whose product MDDSVFLKRTIVKHTLWSERLQEDRKLRIYLPPGYNELLSYPVVYCQDGEEFFNFGRIATIAGKLILEGDVDPFIIVGVEVNVAVRTQEYAPFGARFDQYLACFAEEIIPYVEQNYPVRRSPNERIVAGDSLGGSVSLHLALRYPELFTRVLSLSGAFYPLTLEWIEDETDLSWLEINMVVGLQERDYKTDTGVYDFVQLNRDAKKLLVDRGAKVDYREKDGRHLWGFWQKELPESLLYFLNT is encoded by the coding sequence ATGGATGACTCTGTTTTTCTGAAACGTACAATTGTAAAACATACCCTTTGGAGTGAACGCCTGCAAGAGGACCGCAAGCTGCGCATATATCTTCCTCCAGGCTATAACGAGCTGCTCAGCTATCCTGTGGTCTACTGCCAGGACGGCGAGGAGTTTTTTAACTTCGGCCGAATCGCCACCATAGCGGGCAAGCTGATTCTAGAAGGAGACGTAGATCCTTTCATCATTGTTGGAGTTGAAGTGAACGTTGCCGTCAGAACCCAGGAATACGCACCTTTTGGCGCCCGGTTCGACCAGTACCTTGCCTGCTTTGCCGAAGAAATTATCCCCTATGTCGAGCAAAATTATCCAGTCCGCCGTTCGCCGAACGAAAGAATTGTCGCCGGAGATTCGCTCGGGGGAAGCGTCTCGCTCCACCTTGCCCTCCGTTACCCTGAGCTATTCACCCGCGTGCTCAGCCTTTCAGGCGCGTTCTATCCTCTCACACTGGAATGGATTGAGGACGAAACCGATCTTTCGTGGCTTGAGATCAACATGGTTGTGGGCCTCCAGGAAAGAGATTATAAGACCGACACGGGTGTTTATGATTTTGTGCAGCTCAACCGGGATGCGAAGAAGCTGCTTGTGGATCGCGGCGCCAAGGTGGATTACCGGGAGAAGGACGGACGCCATTTGTGGGGCTTTTGGCAGAAGGAGCTGCCGGAATCGCTATTGTATTTTTTAAACACTTGA
- the pdhA gene encoding pyruvate dehydrogenase (acetyl-transferring) E1 component subunit alpha, with amino-acid sequence MSKVPYEVYTEDVEALTVLSPAGEVINKDKMPALTDDQLKEIAYRMIFTRTWDDRAVNLGRQGRLGFYAPTSGQEATMVGSEFALEKEDFICPGYRDIPQLVWHGLPLHQAFLYSRGHQHGGEIPEDVSVLPPQIIIGAQILHATGIAMGFKLKNQKNVAITYTGDGGSSEGDFYEGLNFAGRFKLPVIFFVQNNGYAITTPFAKQTASKSIAHKAVAAGITGVKVDGMDIFAVIQAVKEAAERARNGEGPTLIEAVTYRFRPHSLSDDASKYRTKEEEGEWNEKDPIARVVKYLESKGLWSDEDTQRVKDEAKAKVNEEIKLAEKTEKMTISGLIDSMFETTPKDLEEQKADFE; translated from the coding sequence ATGAGTAAAGTTCCTTACGAGGTATATACAGAGGACGTAGAGGCTCTTACGGTCCTTTCTCCGGCTGGAGAAGTGATCAATAAAGATAAAATGCCCGCTCTTACCGATGATCAATTAAAAGAAATTGCTTACCGCATGATTTTCACCCGTACTTGGGATGATCGTGCTGTTAACCTGGGCCGTCAAGGCCGTCTCGGCTTCTATGCCCCGACTTCCGGACAGGAAGCGACAATGGTCGGCAGTGAATTCGCTCTTGAGAAGGAAGACTTCATCTGCCCGGGCTACCGCGATATTCCGCAGCTTGTCTGGCATGGTCTGCCTCTGCATCAGGCGTTCCTGTACTCCCGCGGCCACCAGCACGGCGGTGAAATCCCTGAGGATGTCAGCGTACTGCCTCCGCAGATCATCATTGGCGCTCAAATTCTGCATGCCACCGGCATTGCCATGGGCTTTAAATTGAAGAATCAGAAGAATGTCGCCATTACCTACACAGGTGACGGAGGCTCCTCCGAAGGCGATTTCTACGAAGGTCTTAACTTTGCGGGACGCTTCAAGCTGCCGGTCATTTTCTTTGTGCAAAATAACGGCTACGCCATCACAACGCCGTTCGCCAAGCAAACCGCTTCCAAGTCGATCGCCCATAAAGCGGTTGCTGCCGGCATTACCGGCGTAAAAGTAGACGGAATGGATATTTTTGCGGTCATTCAAGCCGTCAAAGAAGCCGCCGAGCGCGCACGTAACGGAGAAGGGCCTACCCTGATCGAAGCCGTTACCTACCGTTTCCGTCCGCACTCTCTGTCCGACGACGCCAGCAAATACCGCACCAAAGAGGAAGAGGGCGAGTGGAACGAGAAAGACCCGATTGCCCGTGTGGTTAAATATTTGGAGTCCAAAGGCCTGTGGAGCGATGAAGATACGCAGCGCGTGAAGGACGAAGCGAAGGCGAAAGTGAACGAAGAAATCAAGCTTGCGGAAAAAACCGAGAAAATGACGATCTCCGGCCTGATCGACAGCATGTTCGAAACGACGCCGAAAGATCTTGAAGAGCAAAAAGCCGATTTTGAATAA
- the thyA gene encoding thymidylate synthase, protein MRKYLDLLQDVLDHGARKSDRTGTGTISVFGRQLRFDLAEGFPLMTTKRIHLKSVVHELLWFLKGETNIAYLKENGVTIWDEWADENGELGPVYGSQWRAWESADGRHIDQISSVIDSIKNNPDSRRHIVSAWNVGEIDQMKLPPCHFVFQFYVADGKLSCMLTMRSVDAFLGLPFNIASYALLTHMVAQQTGLEPGEFIWSGGDVHIYTNHLEQVATQLSREPYELPKLVIRRKPDSIFDYTFDDFEFEGYRYHPGIKAPVAV, encoded by the coding sequence TTGCGTAAATATTTAGATCTGCTGCAGGATGTATTGGATCATGGAGCCCGCAAGAGCGACCGTACGGGAACGGGAACGATATCCGTATTCGGCCGCCAGTTGCGGTTCGATCTAGCGGAAGGATTTCCGCTGATGACGACCAAACGGATTCATCTGAAATCGGTGGTGCATGAGCTTCTTTGGTTTCTGAAAGGCGAAACGAATATCGCTTATTTGAAAGAAAATGGCGTTACCATATGGGACGAGTGGGCGGATGAGAACGGAGAGCTGGGACCGGTATACGGCTCACAGTGGCGTGCATGGGAAAGCGCGGACGGTCGCCATATCGACCAGATTTCAAGCGTGATCGATTCGATCAAGAACAACCCGGATTCACGCAGGCATATCGTAAGCGCCTGGAATGTGGGCGAGATTGATCAAATGAAGCTGCCGCCCTGCCACTTCGTCTTTCAGTTCTATGTAGCGGACGGCAAACTATCCTGCATGCTGACGATGCGTTCGGTGGATGCGTTTCTCGGGCTGCCGTTCAATATTGCCAGCTACGCCCTGCTGACGCATATGGTTGCCCAGCAGACAGGGCTTGAGCCGGGAGAGTTTATTTGGTCCGGCGGGGATGTGCACATTTATACAAATCATCTGGAGCAGGTGGCGACTCAGCTCTCGAGGGAGCCTTACGAACTGCCCAAGCTTGTCATTCGCCGAAAACCGGATAGCATCTTCGACTATACCTTCGATGATTTTGAGTTTGAAGGATACCGTTACCATCCGGGAATCAAAGCACCTGTCGCCGTATAG
- a CDS encoding dihydrofolate reductase, producing MSISLIWAMAEDGVIGKDGGMPWRLPRDFAFFKAETMGKTMLMGRKTWDSLGGKALPGRKSVILTRDETFTPEGAEAVNSLEEALELGRGQDELMVIGGAEVYRMTLPFADKLIVTRIEESFEGDTFFPETDWSKWREVSSTQGIRDEKNPYDYRFVVYERTE from the coding sequence ATGAGCATTAGCTTAATTTGGGCTATGGCCGAGGACGGAGTCATAGGCAAAGACGGCGGCATGCCTTGGCGGCTGCCCCGGGATTTCGCGTTCTTCAAGGCGGAGACGATGGGCAAGACGATGCTGATGGGACGGAAAACCTGGGATTCCTTAGGAGGCAAAGCGCTTCCGGGAAGAAAGAGCGTTATTCTGACCCGGGACGAAACCTTCACACCCGAAGGGGCGGAAGCCGTGAACAGTTTGGAGGAGGCTCTTGAACTTGGCCGCGGGCAGGATGAGCTGATGGTGATCGGCGGTGCGGAAGTGTACCGGATGACGCTGCCTTTTGCCGATAAGCTGATTGTTACCCGGATCGAAGAGTCTTTTGAAGGCGATACATTTTTTCCTGAAACGGACTGGAGCAAGTGGCGGGAAGTATCCAGCACGCAGGGCATCCGCGATGAGAAAAATCCGTATGATTACCGGTTTGTCGTGTACGAACGTACGGAATAA
- a CDS encoding glutamate synthase subunit beta, translating to MSTPTGFMEYKRQLPGDRDPEQRVKDWEEFHDHLSEDELRTQGARCMDCGTPYCHTGIDMAGGTSGCPVHNLIPEWNNLVYRGLWKEALERLHKTNNFPEFTGSICPAPCEGSCTVGLIGQPVTIKTIELAIIDKGFEEGWVVPEPPEKRTGKKVAIVGSGPAGLAAAAQLNRAGHLVTVYERSDRVGGLLTYGIPTMKLDKRVVQRRVDLLAAEGVNFVVNTEIGKDIPAQQLVDEYDAVVLCGGATKARKFTTEGSDLNGVMYAMDYLNGTIKSCLNSGLTDGNFVSAEGKDVIVLGGGDTGSDCVATALRHGCKSITQFGTHDKAPLERDPIANPWPQFPNVYTLDYAQQEAKAVFGHDPREFSIMTTKFVGDENGNLKELHTVNIHRTVDETGRKIYQPIPGTEAVYPAQLALIAIGFDGPEQGLVQELKLETDRRTNVKASYGKFNTNVEKVFAAGDMRRGQSLVVWAINEGRAAAREVDKYLTGSTILP from the coding sequence ATGTCTACACCAACTGGATTTATGGAATATAAAAGACAGCTTCCGGGCGACCGCGATCCCGAGCAGCGGGTTAAGGACTGGGAGGAGTTCCACGACCATCTGTCCGAAGATGAACTGCGGACTCAGGGCGCGCGCTGCATGGACTGCGGAACACCTTACTGTCATACCGGAATCGATATGGCCGGCGGCACTTCGGGCTGTCCGGTGCATAATCTTATTCCCGAATGGAACAATCTCGTATACCGGGGATTGTGGAAGGAAGCGCTGGAGCGTCTGCATAAGACCAATAACTTTCCGGAATTTACCGGGAGCATCTGTCCGGCTCCATGCGAGGGCTCTTGTACGGTCGGCCTGATCGGACAGCCGGTCACGATCAAGACGATCGAGCTGGCCATTATCGATAAAGGCTTTGAAGAGGGCTGGGTCGTTCCGGAGCCTCCGGAGAAGCGTACGGGCAAAAAAGTCGCGATTGTCGGCTCCGGACCTGCCGGACTCGCGGCGGCGGCGCAGCTTAACAGAGCGGGCCATTTGGTTACCGTCTACGAGCGCAGCGACCGGGTCGGCGGACTCTTGACCTACGGCATTCCGACAATGAAGCTCGACAAGCGCGTCGTGCAGCGCCGCGTCGACCTGCTGGCGGCTGAGGGCGTAAATTTTGTTGTAAACACGGAGATCGGCAAGGATATTCCGGCACAGCAGCTGGTTGACGAGTACGATGCCGTCGTGCTGTGCGGCGGTGCGACCAAGGCGCGTAAGTTCACCACTGAAGGCAGTGATCTGAACGGCGTGATGTACGCCATGGATTATCTGAACGGCACGATCAAGAGCTGCCTGAATTCGGGACTTACGGACGGCAACTTCGTGTCTGCGGAAGGCAAAGACGTTATTGTGCTTGGCGGCGGCGACACCGGTTCCGACTGTGTAGCTACGGCGCTGCGTCACGGCTGCAAGAGCATTACCCAGTTCGGTACGCATGACAAGGCCCCACTCGAGCGCGACCCGATTGCGAACCCTTGGCCGCAGTTCCCGAATGTATATACGCTGGACTACGCCCAGCAGGAAGCGAAGGCGGTATTCGGCCATGACCCGCGTGAATTCTCGATTATGACGACGAAATTCGTCGGCGACGAGAACGGCAACCTTAAAGAGCTGCATACGGTGAACATCCACCGGACGGTTGATGAGACGGGCCGTAAAATTTATCAGCCAATTCCCGGCACCGAAGCGGTCTATCCGGCGCAGCTGGCGCTGATCGCCATCGGTTTTGACGGACCGGAGCAGGGGCTGGTCCAAGAACTGAAGCTGGAGACTGACCGCCGCACGAACGTAAAGGCCAGCTACGGCAAATTTAACACCAATGTTGAAAAAGTATTCGCCGCCGGAGACATGCGCCGCGGACAAAGCCTGGTTGTCTGGGCGATCAACGAAGGACGCGCCGCTGCCCGTGAGGTGGACAAATATTTGACGGGCTCAACCATTCTGCCGTAA
- a CDS encoding low molecular weight protein-tyrosine-phosphatase — translation MLHVLFVCLGNICRSPMAEAVLRDKIVKEGLEQKISVDSAGTGDWHIGKPPHEGTRRMLDLYGISYEGMAARRVSSEDFGKFDYIICMDNSNAANVRKLPGAQDAKLMCFMDLLPDEEHREVPDPYFTGNFEEVYELVDAGCGVLLDKLKQDLSLK, via the coding sequence ATGCTGCATGTGCTGTTTGTTTGCCTGGGGAATATTTGCCGTTCTCCTATGGCGGAAGCGGTCCTAAGGGACAAGATCGTGAAGGAAGGCCTGGAACAAAAGATATCTGTGGATTCCGCCGGTACCGGCGACTGGCATATCGGGAAACCGCCGCACGAGGGGACAAGACGAATGCTGGACCTGTACGGTATCAGCTATGAAGGAATGGCTGCGAGGAGAGTAAGCAGCGAAGACTTCGGTAAATTCGACTATATCATCTGCATGGACAACTCAAACGCAGCCAATGTGCGTAAACTGCCAGGAGCACAGGATGCGAAGCTCATGTGCTTTATGGATTTGCTGCCGGACGAAGAGCATAGGGAAGTGCCGGACCCTTATTTTACAGGCAACTTTGAAGAAGTGTATGAACTGGTTGATGCGGGCTGCGGGGTTTTGCTGGATAAGCTGAAACAAGATCTGTCATTAAAGTAG
- the lpdA gene encoding dihydrolipoyl dehydrogenase, translating to MVVGDASLDIDTLVIGAGPGGYVAAIRAAQLGQKVLIVDKSEVGGVCLNRGCIPSKALISAAHQYESAKHGEAFGVSAENVKVDFTKTQEFKTSVVKKLTGGVASLLKGNKVEVFNGECMFISTTEARVFNDHESPRYRFKNCIIATGSRPIELKPFPFGGRILSSTEALELPEIPKSLIVIGGGYIGAELGQMYSKFGTKVTIIEGMDTVLPGFDKDMTRLVAKSMAKTGIEIVTNAKAESAVQTDNEVTVKYSVSGESKEVTAEYLLVTVGRRPNTDGELGLDLIGVELDERGLIKVDHQGRTNIPNIFAIGDIVPGLALAHKASYEGKVAAEAIAGHKSAVDYKVIPAVVFTDPECSSVGLTEKEAKDKGFKVKSGKFPFAGNGRALSLNNADGFIKIVANEENNIVLGAQIVGIEASNLIAELGLAIEMGATLEDISLTIHGHPTLGEVVMEAAELVEGHPIHVLTR from the coding sequence ATGGTAGTGGGAGACGCTTCACTCGATATTGATACATTGGTTATTGGTGCAGGTCCTGGCGGATATGTGGCGGCCATCCGGGCTGCCCAGCTTGGACAAAAGGTACTCATCGTGGATAAATCCGAAGTCGGCGGCGTATGTCTGAACCGCGGATGTATCCCGTCCAAAGCGCTGATCTCGGCGGCTCACCAGTATGAATCCGCCAAGCATGGCGAAGCGTTCGGGGTTAGCGCCGAGAACGTGAAGGTGGACTTCACCAAGACGCAGGAGTTTAAGACCAGCGTCGTCAAGAAGCTGACCGGCGGCGTCGCCAGTCTGCTGAAAGGCAACAAGGTTGAAGTGTTTAACGGTGAATGCATGTTCATCAGCACAACGGAAGCGCGCGTATTTAACGACCATGAATCGCCGCGTTACCGCTTCAAGAACTGCATTATCGCGACCGGCTCCCGTCCGATCGAGCTTAAGCCTTTCCCGTTCGGCGGACGTATTCTGTCCTCCACCGAGGCGCTTGAGCTGCCGGAAATTCCGAAGAGCCTGATCGTCATCGGCGGCGGCTACATCGGCGCCGAGCTCGGCCAAATGTACTCCAAGTTCGGCACCAAAGTTACGATTATCGAAGGCATGGATACCGTACTGCCGGGCTTCGACAAAGACATGACCCGTCTTGTAGCCAAGAGCATGGCTAAGACCGGCATCGAGATCGTAACGAATGCCAAAGCGGAAAGCGCCGTGCAGACGGACAACGAAGTAACCGTGAAATATTCCGTTAGCGGCGAGTCCAAGGAAGTAACGGCTGAGTACCTGCTCGTAACCGTAGGCCGCCGTCCGAACACGGATGGAGAGCTTGGTCTTGACCTGATCGGCGTCGAGCTGGATGAGCGCGGACTGATCAAGGTCGACCATCAGGGCCGCACCAACATCCCGAACATCTTCGCCATCGGCGACATAGTGCCGGGCCTTGCGCTGGCCCACAAGGCTTCCTACGAAGGCAAGGTTGCCGCCGAAGCGATTGCGGGACATAAATCCGCTGTCGACTATAAAGTGATTCCGGCCGTCGTGTTTACCGATCCGGAATGCTCGAGCGTCGGCCTGACGGAGAAAGAAGCGAAGGATAAAGGCTTCAAAGTGAAATCCGGCAAATTCCCGTTTGCGGGCAACGGCCGCGCCCTGTCCCTGAATAATGCGGACGGCTTCATCAAGATTGTCGCGAACGAAGAGAACAATATCGTGCTCGGCGCGCAAATCGTCGGTATCGAAGCTTCGAACCTGATCGCCGAGCTTGGTCTGGCTATCGAAATGGGCGCTACGCTTGAAGATATCTCGCTGACCATCCACGGCCACCCGACACTGGGGGAAGTCGTAATGGAAGCGGCAGAACTGGTCGAAGGACATCCGATTCATGTGCTGACCCGCTAA
- a CDS encoding proline--tRNA ligase, with the protein MRQSQILLNTLRERPSEADTEGHGLLLRGGYIRQLAAGIYSYLPLGRRILHKIEGIVREEMERAGVQEVMMPSMQPAELWMESGRYGSYGKNLMTVNDRHGREFILGPTHEEAVTSLMKNEVSSYRKLPVKVYQIGTKFRDEKRPRFGLLRGREFIMKDAYSFDISEEGLDLSYRTMFVAYNRIFARCGLRFKAVEADAGTIGGDGGSHEFIALSAIGEDTVAVCDHCDYAANLEQAETAAWNGEIIGSGAAETDSDTPQADRGGAAAEDAPLPEKFHTPDIRTIDQLTAAYSLKPEQIIKTLIYRVDGNSIAVLVRGDHEVNELKLGKYLGAEDIMLADDSTVAAAAGVISGYVGPVGLKLPVLVDYAVEAMTEGVAGAGERDYHLQGVRPGRDFPLTRVGDFRNAAEGDSCPRCREGRLTLHRGIEIGHVFKLGTRYSGKLSATFLDASGSERSMIMGCYGIGISRLLAAVAEQNAGEGGIAWPDALAPFEVQIIIVSIKDEAQAALAEKLYGTLRELGLEVLLDDRDERPGVKFKDSGLIGAPQVVVIGREAALERVEYENRLSGVKETLGFDKAVLRIKEHVKNNRI; encoded by the coding sequence ATGCGACAAAGCCAGATATTACTGAACACTTTACGGGAGCGGCCTTCGGAGGCGGACACGGAAGGTCACGGGCTGCTGCTGCGCGGCGGCTACATCCGGCAGCTTGCCGCCGGAATTTACAGCTATCTTCCCTTGGGCCGCCGCATTCTGCACAAAATCGAGGGGATTGTCCGGGAGGAGATGGAACGCGCCGGCGTTCAGGAAGTGATGATGCCCTCTATGCAGCCGGCGGAGCTGTGGATGGAATCGGGGCGCTACGGATCATACGGCAAAAATCTGATGACGGTAAACGACCGTCACGGACGGGAATTTATTCTTGGACCGACGCATGAAGAGGCCGTCACTTCCCTGATGAAGAACGAAGTGAGTTCCTACCGTAAGCTGCCGGTGAAGGTCTACCAGATCGGAACCAAATTCCGCGATGAAAAGCGGCCGCGCTTCGGGCTCCTGCGAGGGCGCGAATTCATCATGAAGGACGCCTATTCCTTTGACATCTCCGAGGAGGGACTGGATTTGTCCTACCGGACCATGTTCGTGGCGTACAACCGGATCTTCGCCCGCTGCGGGCTTCGCTTCAAGGCGGTGGAGGCGGATGCGGGCACGATCGGAGGAGACGGTGGCAGCCACGAGTTTATCGCACTCTCTGCAATTGGCGAGGATACGGTCGCTGTCTGCGATCATTGCGATTACGCGGCGAATCTGGAACAGGCCGAGACGGCTGCCTGGAACGGAGAAATAATCGGTTCCGGCGCTGCGGAGACCGATTCGGACACGCCGCAGGCGGATCGAGGCGGGGCTGCTGCTGAAGACGCGCCATTGCCAGAGAAATTCCATACGCCGGACATCCGCACCATTGACCAGCTTACAGCGGCATACAGCCTGAAGCCGGAGCAAATCATCAAGACGCTGATCTACAGGGTGGATGGCAACAGCATCGCGGTGCTTGTGCGGGGTGATCATGAGGTCAATGAGCTGAAGTTGGGCAAATATTTGGGAGCGGAGGACATCATGCTTGCGGATGACAGTACGGTAGCTGCGGCGGCGGGTGTGATCAGCGGTTATGTCGGACCGGTTGGACTTAAGCTGCCGGTGCTTGTCGATTATGCCGTCGAGGCAATGACGGAGGGTGTCGCGGGCGCCGGAGAACGGGACTATCATCTCCAGGGAGTCCGGCCCGGCCGCGATTTTCCGCTTACCCGTGTCGGAGATTTCCGCAATGCCGCCGAGGGAGACTCATGTCCGCGCTGCCGTGAAGGCCGCCTGACACTGCACCGCGGGATAGAAATCGGGCATGTGTTCAAGCTTGGAACCCGTTACAGCGGCAAGCTCTCGGCAACGTTTCTGGACGCTTCCGGCAGTGAACGGAGCATGATTATGGGCTGCTACGGTATAGGCATTTCCCGTCTGCTGGCGGCGGTTGCCGAGCAGAACGCCGGAGAAGGGGGAATTGCCTGGCCTGATGCGCTGGCGCCTTTTGAGGTGCAGATCATTATCGTTTCGATCAAGGACGAAGCACAGGCCGCGCTGGCGGAGAAGCTGTACGGCACGCTGAGAGAGCTTGGTCTTGAGGTGCTGCTGGATGACCGGGATGAGCGCCCTGGCGTTAAATTTAAAGACTCCGGGCTGATCGGTGCGCCGCAGGTCGTGGTGATCGGCAGGGAGGCGGCGCTTGAGAGAGTCGAATATGAAAATCGGCTCAGCGGTGTCAAGGAAACTCTCGGGTTTGATAAGGCCGTTTTGCGGATTAAGGAGCATGTTAAAAACAATCGGATCTGA